A region of archaeon BMS3Bbin15 DNA encodes the following proteins:
- the aroC gene encoding chorismate synthase has product MAGNIFGKVFRVTTFGESHGSAVGAVIDGCPAGLEISEDDIQKELDRRRPGQSSITTTRKEKDEVKILSGVFEGKTLGTSIALMVWNRDVESDPYTAIKDLPRPNHADFTYHLKYGFRDYRGGGRSSGRETLARVAAGAIAKKLLSMLNIKIIGHTIKIGKVEAEKVAFDRLEEAENNAVRCADSKAAETMIKEIERVKGEGDSIGGVIEVVAINVPAGLGEPVFDKLDAELAKGLMSIGSVKGVEIGAGFNVAERKGSENNDEFYYNGEIKTYTNNSGGILGGISNGMPIVIRAAIKPTPSISKPQKTVNLKTYKEETIVIKGRHDPCIVPRVLPVCEAMVAITLADFAIRNGNINPDMVSI; this is encoded by the coding sequence ATGGCAGGTAACATCTTTGGCAAAGTTTTTAGAGTAACAACCTTTGGAGAAAGTCATGGCTCTGCAGTTGGAGCAGTTATTGATGGCTGTCCCGCAGGTTTAGAAATTTCAGAGGATGATATCCAGAAGGAACTTGACAGACGGAGGCCGGGGCAGAGCAGTATAACAACCACAAGAAAGGAAAAGGATGAGGTAAAAATCCTATCTGGAGTTTTTGAAGGTAAAACTCTTGGCACAAGTATAGCTCTGATGGTCTGGAATAGAGATGTGGAGTCTGACCCCTATACAGCAATAAAAGACCTTCCAAGACCCAACCATGCTGACTTTACATACCATCTTAAATATGGTTTCAGGGATTACAGGGGAGGGGGAAGAAGCTCGGGCAGGGAAACTCTTGCAAGGGTTGCAGCAGGTGCCATCGCAAAGAAGCTTCTGTCAATGTTGAATATCAAAATTATTGGCCACACCATTAAAATAGGTAAAGTTGAAGCTGAAAAAGTAGCTTTTGACAGGCTTGAAGAGGCAGAAAACAATGCTGTAAGGTGTGCAGACAGTAAAGCTGCTGAGACTATGATTAAAGAAATTGAAAGGGTAAAGGGAGAAGGAGATTCCATAGGTGGTGTGATTGAAGTAGTTGCTATAAACGTTCCTGCAGGGCTGGGAGAACCGGTCTTTGACAAGCTGGATGCTGAACTTGCTAAGGGTTTGATGTCCATAGGTTCTGTAAAAGGTGTTGAGATAGGAGCAGGTTTTAACGTGGCTGAAAGAAAAGGTTCTGAAAATAATGATGAATTTTATTATAATGGCGAGATAAAAACCTACACCAATAACTCAGGAGGCATTCTCGGAGGAATAAGCAATGGCATGCCCATTGTTATAAGAGCGGCAATAAAGCCCACACCCTCAATATCAAAACCTCAGAAAACTGTAAATCTCAAAACATATAAAGAAGAAACTATTGTGATTAAGGGCAGACATGACCCCTGTATTGTTCCCAGAGTGCTGCCTGTGTGCGAAGCTATGGTGGCTATAACTCTTGCAGATTTCGCAATAAGAAATGGCAATATAAATCCAGATATGGTGAGTATATGA
- the folE2_2 gene encoding GTP cyclohydrolase FolE2, producing the protein MNEIFALHNLERLIEIKRDSSVIILLPRIDIEISPTNGNNHMRLINSTLDEVIKKGIDSPDDICLKTVESILDAIPDIEHIEVRMEAEYVVFRKTPVTQHETQEMFKILARAEKKGDRIVNMIGAEVTGITACPCAHEGIVEKSRQNLKEKNFDDSDISTILNSVAIASHNQRNISTLMIEVPRGENIDVEDIIEVLEISMSSRLYEVLKREDEVDVVYKAHLNPNFVEDTVRKILMNALNKLSELPDISHVFASSESLESIHQHNAMAECSTTFGELKRAEKY; encoded by the coding sequence ATGAACGAAATTTTTGCACTTCACAATCTTGAGAGGCTGATAGAGATTAAGAGAGATAGCAGTGTTATTATTCTTCTGCCAAGAATAGATATTGAAATTTCACCCACAAACGGCAACAATCATATGAGACTTATCAACTCAACGCTGGATGAAGTTATAAAGAAGGGTATAGATTCTCCAGACGACATCTGCCTTAAAACTGTAGAGAGTATACTTGATGCTATTCCAGATATTGAACATATAGAGGTGAGGATGGAGGCTGAATATGTAGTATTCAGAAAGACCCCTGTAACACAGCACGAGACTCAGGAGATGTTCAAAATCCTTGCCAGGGCTGAGAAGAAAGGAGATAGAATAGTAAATATGATTGGTGCAGAGGTCACAGGAATTACCGCCTGCCCCTGTGCCCATGAAGGTATAGTAGAAAAGTCTAGACAGAACCTGAAGGAAAAGAACTTTGATGATAGTGATATTTCAACTATTCTCAACTCGGTAGCTATAGCAAGCCATAACCAGAGGAATATATCAACACTTATGATTGAAGTGCCCAGAGGTGAGAATATAGATGTTGAAGATATTATTGAAGTTCTTGAAATATCTATGAGTTCAAGGCTTTATGAAGTGCTTAAAAGGGAGGATGAAGTGGATGTTGTATATAAAGCTCATCTCAACCCGAATTTCGTTGAGGATACAGTCAGAAAAATTCTCATGAATGCCCTGAATAAATTATCGGAGCTTCCGGATATCTCCCATGTTTTTGCCAGTAGCGAAAGTCTTGAAAGTATACATCAGCACAATGCGATGGCGGAATGCAGTACAACCTTCGGAGAACTTAAAAGGGCAGAGAAATATTAA